In one Culex quinquefasciatus strain JHB chromosome 2, VPISU_Cqui_1.0_pri_paternal, whole genome shotgun sequence genomic region, the following are encoded:
- the LOC6035725 gene encoding pancreatic lipase-related protein 2 yields MASLELILLVLAVLGCTTAQRWQVVTDELGMPHMFGEGEQSPDLHFQPEQDIRFLLYTRANPEVPHRIANNDLGSVTSSYFNASHPTRIVIHGWLGGEVSRINRMVRTDLLELGEFNVIYVDWSAANHPDYRVSRRLVYPTGIATSNLIDFLARTSGLRRDTVAIVGHSLGAHVAGNAGKGQNGRLPTIIGLDPALPFFSGEDTIDRIRDTDAEYVEIIHTNGGVMGFMEPIGDADFYPNWGRIQPGCGVDIDGGCAHARAVDYFVESLWSRVGFVSTQCDSFQEIRTGLCPGTGITSRMGGEPPNQGSEAPRGAFYVETASGRPFITGC; encoded by the exons ATGGCGAGTTTAGAGTTGATTTTGCTGGTGTTGGCCGTTCTTG GTTGCACAACCGCCCAGCGATGGCAGGTCGTCACGGACGAGCTGGGTATGCCGCACATGTTCGGAGAAGGTGAGCAAAGTCCGGATCTTCACTTCCAACCAGAGCAAGACATTCGGTTTCTGTTGTACACTCGTGCGAATCCGGAGGTTCCGCACCGTATCGCCAACAATGACCTCGGTTCGGTTACGAGCTCGTACTTCAACGCCAGCCATCCGACCCGGATCGTGATCCACGGTTGGTTAGGTGGGGAGGTGTCCCGGATAAATCGGATGGTCCGGACGGATCTTCTGGAGCTTGGGGAGTTCAACGTGATCTATGTCGATTGGAGTGCGGCGAATCACCCGGATTACCGAGTGTCACGTCGGTTGGTTTATCCAACGGGAATCGCTACTTCGAATTTGATTGACTTCTTGGCGAGAACCAGCGGCTTAAGGAGGGATACCGTGGCGATCGTTGGTCACAGCTTGGGAGCTCACGTAGCCGGTAATGCTGGGAAAGGACAAAATGGAAGACTTCCGACGATTATCGGGTTGGATCCGGCTTTGCCGTTTTTCTCCGGAGAAGATACCATCGACCGGATCCGGGATACCGATGCGGAGTACGTGGAGATTATCCACACCAACGGAGGTGTCATGGGCTTCATGGAACCGATTGGTGACGCTGATTTCTACCCCAACTGGGGCCGTATCCAGCCGGGTTGCGGCGTTGACATCGACGGAGGCTGTGCCCATGCTCGGGCCGTTGATTACTTCGTGGAATCCCTGTGGTCCAGGGTGGGATTCGTTTCAACGCAGTGTGACAGTTTCCAGGAAATCCGCACCGGATTGTGTCCTGGAACTGGCATTACCTCCAGAATGGGCGGAGAACCCCCAAATCAAGGTTCCGAAGCGCCACGAGGAGCGTTTTACGTGGAAACCGCCTCCGGAAGACCCTTTATCACTGGATGCTAA